In Gracilinanus agilis isolate LMUSP501 unplaced genomic scaffold, AgileGrace unplaced_scaffold61153, whole genome shotgun sequence, one DNA window encodes the following:
- the LOC123256580 gene encoding LOW QUALITY PROTEIN: ras-interacting protein 1-like (The sequence of the model RefSeq protein was modified relative to this genomic sequence to represent the inferred CDS: inserted 2 bases in 1 codon): MLSGERKESGSPRFGKLHLPAGLWINSPRKQLAKLGRRWPSAASVKSSSSDTGSRSSDPAPAPSGHSGPELRRVGAVKAAGGASGSRARRISQLFRGPGTGAGAGTATGAGAQRWASEKKLPGLAGAVGPEPLPASWGLPGFGGPSPGPGVLKIFGCGLASGANYKSVLATPRSTARELVAEALERYGLATAGGLPGGGGEGVSGGGAEAFALCDSLGRPPAASGGAGEWRAEHVRVLGDSERPLLVQELWRPRPGWGRRFELRGREEARRLEEEGPAAAQEDGEGRAGLLPHAVGLCSFSCGCGFPRLCACHPHPSPSETPVSLPRGCLCLSFLSALRTRSYESLPGEPILAAPEKPIASSIGPRTRSYHPKQKGYPEAQERHPGRRDYNSQKEFVVYVMTREQHVFGQGGGGSGARGGHAPHVDTLLNAPDIMPWPPGPGWAFCCRLCGRGLQEQGEALXYLDGREPVLRFRPNEEEALLGEFMRAAGTRAQLPALGPATLLTMCVEPRAGWPASSRRPSG; encoded by the exons TCTTCCTCGGACACTGGCAGCCGCAGCAGTGACCCCGCGCCAGCCCCTTCAGGCCATTCGGGCCCGGAGCTGCGGCGGGTCGGGGCAGTGAAGGCAGCAGGAGGTGCCTCGGGGAGCCGCGCGCGGCGCATCTCTCAGCTTTTCCGGGGTCCAGGGACCGGGGCCGGAGCCGGGACCGCGACCGGGGCCGGGGCCCAACGTTGGGCCAGCGAGAAGAAGCTCCCGGGGTTGGCGGGCGCCGTGGGCCCGGAGCCTCTGCCGGCCTCGTGGGGTCTTCCGGGCTTCGGGGGTCCCAGCCCGGGCCCTGGCGTGCTGAAGATCTTCGGCTGTGGCCTCGCCTCGGGCGCCAATTATAAGAGCGTCTTGGCTACGCCGCGTTCCACTGCCCGAGAGCTGGTGGCCGAGGCCCTGGAGCGCTACGGGCTGGCAACGGCCGGCGGGCTGCCCGGAGGCGGTGGCGAAGGCGTCTCGGGGGGAGGCGCCGAGGCCTTCGCACTGTGCGATTCGCTAGGCAGGCCACCCGCGGCCTCTGGAGGAGCGGGGGAGTGGAGGGCAGAGCATGTGCGCGTGCTGGGCGATTCTGAGCGCCCCCTACTGGTGCAAGAGCTGTGGCGTCCTCGGCCGGGTTGGGGCCGGCGCTTCGAACTGCGTGGCCGGGAGGAGGCTCGCAGGCTGGAGGAGGAGGGCCCGGCTGCTGCCCAGGAGGATGGTGAGGGCAGGGCCGGGCTGCTTCCCCACGCCGTGGGTCTCTGCTCCTTCTCTTGTGGCTGTGGGTTTCCGAGGCTTTGTGCGTgtcacccccacccctccccgtCCGAGACCCCAGTCTCTTTACCCCGAGgctgcctctgtctctcctttctttccgCTCTCCGTACGCGGTCTTATGAGTCTTT GCCTGGGGAGCCCATCTTGGCCGCTCCCGAAAAGCCGATAGCGAGCAGCATCGGGCCCAGGACTCGCTCCTACCACCCCAAGCAAAAGGGTTACCCTGAAGCACAGGAGAGGCATCCTGGACGGCGGGACTACAATTCCCAGAAA GAGTTCGTGGTGTACGTGATGACTCGCGAGCAGCACGTGTTCGGACAGGGAGGGGGTGGCTCTGGGGCTCGCGGAGGGCACGCCCCCCACGTGGACACCTTGCTGAACGCACCTGACATCATGCCCTGG CCCCCGGGTCCCGGGTGGGCCTTCTGCTGCCGCCTGTGCGGGCGGGGGCTGCAGGAGCAAGGCGAGGCCCT GTACCTGGATGGCAGGGAGCCCGTGCTGCGCTTTCGGCCCAACGAGGAGGAGGCGCTGCTGGGCGAGTTCATGCGGGCGGCAGGCACCAGGGCGCAGCTGCCCGCGCTGGGGCCCGCCACGCTCCTGACCATGTGTGTGGAGCCCAGGGCCGGCTGGCCCGCCTCGTCAAGGAGGCCGTCTGG